One genomic region from Triplophysa dalaica isolate WHDGS20190420 chromosome 23, ASM1584641v1, whole genome shotgun sequence encodes:
- the ccl20b gene encoding C-C motif chemokine 20b — protein sequence MLNIKICTLCLILFVLFSTETEAARCCLNYRKSPIDCRNMKGYYIQDITKRCDIPAIVFQTVTGRLICADPKENWTQNRVSCLKMKAEKMKSVNMF from the exons ATGTTGAACATTAAAATCTGCACATTGTGCCTCATCTTATTTGTCCTTTTCAGCACGGAGACAGAGGCAG CAAGATGTTGCCTCAACTATCGTAAATCACCGATAGACTGTCGAAATATGAAAGGCTACTATATCCAGGACATCACCAAAAGATGTGACATCCCTGCAATTGT CTTTCAGACGGTGACAGGAAGATTAATATGTGCAGACCCAAAGGAAAACTGGACTCAAAACCGAGTCTCATGCCTGAA AATGAAggcagaaaaaatgaagagtgTCAATATGTTTTAG